A single window of Chitinophaga sp. XS-30 DNA harbors:
- the glmM gene encoding phosphoglucosamine mutase, with amino-acid sequence MALIKSISGIRGTIGGKPGEGLSPLDVVKFTAAYGTWLLRQNAGNRKVVIGRDGRISGEMVKNLVVSTLNGLGIDVVDLDLSTTPTVEIAVTMEQAAGGIILTASHNPKEWNALKLLNSNGEFISGADGAEVLEIAANEDFMFVDVSKLGTSRRDDSYLQKHIDLVLNYPLVDAEAIRQANFKVVVDAVNSTGAIYVPALLKALGVENVTVLFGEVNGKFSHNPEPLPENLTALSNEVNKSEADFGIAVDPDVDRLCFVCEDGSMFGEEYTLVAVADYVLKHRKGNTVSNMSSTQALKDITLKNGGEYHPSAVGEVNVVTKMKAVNAVIGGEGNGGIIVPDLHYGRDALIGIGLFLSHLAHSKKKMKALRNSYPDYFISKNKIELDKGIDVKDIFEKIKGKYKNQPLNSEDGLKIEFDKDWVHLRTSNTEPIIRIYAESQNETTADNIARKIMQDIREFI; translated from the coding sequence GTGGCACTGATTAAATCAATTTCGGGTATTCGCGGAACGATCGGCGGTAAACCGGGCGAGGGGCTTTCTCCCCTGGATGTTGTGAAATTCACCGCCGCGTACGGCACATGGCTGTTAAGGCAAAATGCCGGGAACAGGAAAGTAGTGATCGGCAGGGATGGCCGCATATCCGGGGAAATGGTGAAGAACCTGGTCGTTTCTACCCTGAACGGATTAGGCATTGATGTAGTGGACCTGGACCTCAGCACCACTCCTACGGTGGAAATAGCCGTAACCATGGAGCAGGCTGCCGGTGGGATCATTCTCACCGCCAGTCATAACCCCAAGGAATGGAACGCATTGAAGCTGCTGAACAGCAACGGCGAGTTCATTTCCGGCGCAGATGGCGCGGAAGTACTGGAAATCGCCGCCAATGAGGATTTCATGTTCGTTGATGTATCCAAACTCGGCACCAGCCGCAGAGACGATTCTTATCTGCAGAAACACATTGACCTTGTGCTGAACTATCCGCTGGTGGATGCGGAAGCGATCCGCCAGGCCAATTTCAAGGTTGTAGTGGACGCTGTGAACTCCACCGGCGCCATTTACGTTCCCGCCCTGCTGAAAGCGCTGGGCGTAGAAAATGTTACCGTGCTCTTCGGCGAAGTGAACGGCAAATTCTCCCATAACCCCGAGCCGCTGCCGGAAAACCTGACCGCGCTTTCCAATGAAGTGAACAAATCGGAAGCCGACTTCGGTATTGCCGTAGATCCGGATGTGGACCGCCTTTGCTTCGTCTGCGAAGACGGCAGCATGTTCGGTGAGGAATACACCCTGGTAGCCGTGGCGGATTATGTGCTGAAGCACCGCAAGGGCAACACCGTATCCAATATGAGCTCTACCCAGGCCCTGAAAGATATCACCCTCAAAAATGGCGGCGAGTACCATCCCTCCGCCGTAGGCGAAGTGAACGTAGTGACCAAAATGAAAGCCGTGAACGCCGTGATCGGCGGAGAAGGCAACGGCGGCATCATTGTGCCGGACCTCCATTACGGCCGCGATGCACTGATCGGTATCGGGCTGTTCCTCAGCCACCTGGCGCATTCAAAAAAGAAAATGAAAGCGCTGCGGAATTCCTACCCGGACTATTTCATCTCCAAGAACAAGATAGAGCTCGATAAAGGCATTGACGTGAAAGACATCTTCGAGAAGATCAAAGGCAAATACAAAAATCAGCCGCTGAACTCGGAAGACGGGCTGAAGATCGAATTCGACAAGGACTGGGTGCATCTCCGCACCTCCAATACCGAACCGATCATCCGCATCTATGCGGAAAGCCAGAACGAAACAACGGCGGACAATATCGCGCGGAAGATCATGCAGGATATCAGGGAGTTCATTTAA
- a CDS encoding LTA synthase family protein translates to MQTLYLFCFLVFFRLVFHGFFFSSPIKDPGTIFKAWHLGARFDLRLALIIMIPIGLMAVIARDRLFGTSMLRRINDGYFALVYVFLTLFYVIDLGHYSYLGQRVEPSVTRFLASGERMTNARMMWESYPVMWGLLGISVLLLLTRYGCRSIFLRYAQQEGTYVRPRAFAGWTILLVVLFAGGIYGNAAWFPLRWSQAMFTRDNAVTSLALNPVLFYVSNMDMTEDYFDLEHTRKFYPYIAQYLGVDKPDAQQLNFVRTVPGDSSRPRQNVIIVMMESGGSAMMSMFNNPMQATPHLQELADNGVLFENFYVPAMSTARTVFSITTGLPDVVRRKTASRHPPIVDQRIIMDQFDGYEKYYLLGGNTNWANIRAVFTSNVDSIRIFEEGYFRAPKADVWGVSDYDLITEADEIFKAANDRQQPFIAFLQTADNHEPYTTTEGAGDFKKLTEKDIDPARFKASGFVNLDQFNALRYLDYNMGHLMKLAKKSGYLENTIFVFFGDHSAKLDPFRFMPLPEFEMGTYVDHVPCIIYNPALLPPQRVSRAGSLVDIYPTVAKLTGIPFRNYTLGADLLDTTQARDSYAYIQYTRNMSWYSGIISENHLFELDLSSNETALYDLKGDPLKDVKRQQPELSRDLENLTRGFYESTRYLMFNNKKIKH, encoded by the coding sequence ATGCAAACCTTGTACCTGTTTTGTTTTCTGGTGTTCTTCAGGCTCGTCTTCCACGGCTTTTTCTTTTCCAGTCCCATTAAAGATCCGGGAACCATCTTCAAGGCCTGGCATCTCGGTGCCCGGTTCGACCTCCGGCTGGCACTGATCATCATGATCCCCATCGGCCTGATGGCGGTGATCGCCAGGGACCGGTTGTTCGGCACCAGTATGCTCCGCAGGATCAATGACGGTTATTTTGCGCTTGTATATGTTTTTCTCACCCTTTTTTATGTGATAGACCTCGGGCATTACAGTTACCTGGGGCAACGGGTAGAACCTTCGGTGACCCGATTTCTGGCTTCCGGAGAACGGATGACCAATGCCCGGATGATGTGGGAAAGTTACCCCGTCATGTGGGGGCTGCTGGGGATTTCCGTACTGCTGTTGCTGACGCGTTACGGCTGCCGCAGCATTTTTCTCCGGTATGCGCAGCAGGAAGGCACCTACGTCAGGCCCCGGGCTTTTGCCGGCTGGACGATATTGCTGGTGGTGTTGTTTGCCGGCGGTATTTACGGCAATGCTGCCTGGTTCCCCCTCCGCTGGAGCCAGGCCATGTTCACCAGAGACAACGCCGTTACCAGCCTGGCCCTGAACCCCGTACTGTTCTACGTGTCCAACATGGATATGACGGAAGATTACTTCGACCTTGAACACACCCGCAAGTTCTACCCCTACATAGCGCAATATCTTGGGGTGGACAAGCCGGACGCGCAGCAGCTGAATTTTGTGCGTACCGTGCCCGGGGATTCCTCCAGGCCCCGGCAGAACGTTATCATCGTGATGATGGAATCCGGCGGATCGGCCATGATGAGCATGTTCAACAATCCCATGCAGGCTACTCCCCACCTGCAGGAGCTGGCGGATAACGGCGTGCTGTTCGAAAACTTCTATGTGCCGGCCATGAGCACCGCACGTACCGTCTTCAGCATTACCACCGGCCTGCCGGACGTTGTACGGCGCAAAACCGCTTCCCGCCATCCGCCGATTGTAGACCAGCGTATTATTATGGACCAGTTTGACGGTTATGAGAAATATTACCTCCTCGGCGGAAATACCAACTGGGCCAATATTCGCGCGGTGTTCACGAGCAATGTGGACAGCATCCGCATTTTCGAGGAAGGCTATTTCCGGGCGCCGAAGGCGGACGTATGGGGCGTATCAGATTATGACCTCATCACCGAAGCGGATGAGATCTTCAAAGCGGCGAATGACCGCCAGCAACCTTTCATTGCCTTCCTGCAGACGGCCGATAATCATGAGCCATATACCACCACGGAAGGAGCCGGCGATTTCAAAAAGCTGACGGAGAAAGATATAGACCCCGCCCGGTTCAAGGCTTCCGGTTTCGTGAATCTGGACCAGTTCAATGCCCTGCGGTATCTGGATTACAACATGGGCCACCTGATGAAGCTTGCAAAGAAGTCCGGTTACCTCGAAAACACCATTTTCGTGTTTTTCGGGGATCACAGCGCCAAGCTCGACCCTTTCCGGTTCATGCCGCTGCCGGAATTTGAAATGGGCACATATGTAGACCATGTGCCATGTATCATCTATAATCCTGCCCTGCTTCCTCCGCAGCGGGTCAGCCGGGCGGGCAGCCTGGTGGACATTTATCCCACTGTGGCAAAGCTCACAGGTATCCCTTTCCGGAACTACACCCTGGGCGCAGATCTGCTGGATACTACGCAGGCCCGGGACAGCTACGCATATATCCAATACACGAGGAACATGAGCTGGTATTCCGGGATCATCAGCGAAAATCACCTGTTTGAGCTGGACCTCAGCTCCAATGAAACGGCGTTATACGACCTGAAAGGCGATCCGTTGAAAGATGTAAAGCGGCAACAGCCGGAGCTTTCCCGTGATCTGGAGAACTTAACGCGCGGATTTTACGAAAGCACCCGATATTTGATGTTCAATAACAAGAAGATAAAACACTAG
- a CDS encoding bifunctional 2-polyprenyl-6-hydroxyphenol methylase/3-demethylubiquinol 3-O-methyltransferase UbiG, translated as MEVAKQWFKDWFNSPYYHLLYSNRDEREAASFIDKLVGYLHPAPGALMLDVACGRGRHARYLADKGFCVTGIDLSEESIAAARKLENEYLSFFQHDMRLPFRINYFDVAFNFFTSFGYFDTRHENENALRTIANSLKPGGRLVLDYLNSNYVTEHLVRHEVKEKDQVVFDIVRERKNGKFLKQINILDKKQLMRAFYTESVSAFSKQDFEEMFAMQGLVITDIFGDYHFNTFDSRHSPRLLLVAQKNVSA; from the coding sequence ATGGAAGTAGCGAAACAATGGTTCAAAGACTGGTTCAATTCTCCTTATTATCATCTGTTGTACAGCAATCGTGATGAAAGGGAGGCGGCATCGTTCATCGACAAGCTGGTGGGATACCTGCACCCTGCACCCGGTGCGCTGATGCTGGATGTGGCCTGCGGGCGGGGGCGCCATGCCAGGTACCTGGCGGATAAGGGTTTCTGTGTGACCGGCATAGACCTGTCCGAAGAAAGCATTGCCGCAGCCCGCAAGCTGGAAAACGAGTACCTCAGCTTCTTTCAGCACGATATGCGCCTGCCTTTCCGCATCAATTATTTTGATGTAGCCTTTAATTTCTTCACCAGCTTCGGCTATTTCGATACCCGTCATGAGAACGAGAATGCGCTGCGCACCATCGCCAATTCGCTGAAGCCCGGCGGGCGCCTGGTATTGGACTATCTCAACAGCAATTATGTGACGGAGCACCTTGTCCGGCATGAAGTAAAGGAGAAAGACCAGGTGGTATTCGATATCGTACGGGAGAGGAAAAACGGCAAATTCCTGAAGCAGATCAATATCCTCGATAAAAAGCAACTGATGCGGGCCTTTTATACGGAAAGCGTGAGCGCGTTCAGCAAACAGGATTTTGAAGAGATGTTCGCCATGCAGGGCCTCGTTATAACCGATATCTTCGGAGACTATCATTTCAATACCTTCGACAGCCGGCATTCACCCCGGCTGCTCCTGGTTGCACAAAAAAATGTCAGCGCATGA
- a CDS encoding phosphatase PAP2 family protein codes for MNDLLLWDLKLFFYINNRLTNVFLDFVLPWMREPYFWAPLYLFLGVFVVYNYKWRGFFWIVFFILTFAITDQASGFVKEAVGRIRPCRDPNIAQYVRSLVIYCPGSGSFTSSHAANHFGLAMFSFLSLKPQIGKWAWLFFAWAAVIGYAQVYVGVHYPLDILGGALLGMMAGVMSGGFFQRRIRLELEQTT; via the coding sequence ATGAATGACCTGCTTTTATGGGACTTGAAGCTGTTCTTTTATATCAATAACAGGCTGACGAATGTTTTCCTGGATTTTGTGCTGCCCTGGATGCGCGAGCCGTACTTCTGGGCGCCATTATATCTGTTCCTCGGCGTATTTGTGGTGTACAACTACAAATGGCGGGGTTTTTTCTGGATCGTATTTTTCATTCTCACATTTGCCATCACGGATCAGGCCAGCGGGTTCGTCAAAGAGGCCGTGGGCCGCATCCGTCCCTGCCGCGATCCCAATATTGCGCAATATGTGCGGTCGCTGGTCATTTATTGCCCCGGCAGCGGCAGCTTCACCTCTTCACATGCCGCCAACCATTTTGGCCTGGCGATGTTTTCTTTTTTATCTTTAAAGCCGCAGATCGGTAAATGGGCCTGGCTTTTCTTTGCCTGGGCGGCAGTGATCGGTTATGCACAGGTGTATGTAGGGGTGCATTACCCGCTGGATATCCTGGGCGGGGCATTGCTCGGCATGATGGCCGGCGTGATGAGCGGCGGCTTTTTTCAAAGAAGGATCAGACTGGAACTGGAACAAACAACATGA
- a CDS encoding ZIP family metal transporter — MNLTYLILIFAATIGGGMIPVIFKRIHPNLPIYLLAFTGAFLFGVTILHLLPEVYHTLDHSAGIYIVLGFFLQVFLQQLSHGMEHGHTHVPGTAQHHVAVLPLLIGLSIHAFMEGIPLGFHYDDKSALPSLMLGVTAHKIPEALTLITVMIHAGQSKARLWRILIIFSLITPLSAVLAAQLGSRFHVVTDSLVYLVALVVGAFLHISTTIFYESGTKHHELSRQKVLAIAVGIMLAFITLIFE; from the coding sequence ATGAACTTAACATACCTGATACTCATATTTGCCGCTACGATCGGCGGAGGAATGATCCCCGTAATATTCAAAAGGATCCATCCCAACCTGCCGATATACCTGCTGGCATTCACCGGCGCATTCCTTTTTGGCGTCACCATACTGCATCTGCTGCCCGAAGTGTACCATACGCTGGACCATTCGGCGGGTATTTACATCGTGCTGGGTTTTTTCCTGCAGGTGTTCCTGCAGCAGCTGAGCCATGGTATGGAGCATGGGCACACCCATGTACCGGGAACGGCCCAACACCATGTGGCCGTGTTGCCGCTCCTTATCGGTTTGTCCATCCACGCTTTCATGGAAGGCATTCCCCTGGGATTCCATTATGATGACAAGTCCGCACTGCCTTCGCTGATGCTGGGCGTTACGGCGCATAAGATACCTGAAGCGCTCACCCTGATCACCGTAATGATCCATGCCGGGCAGAGCAAAGCCCGGTTATGGCGCATCCTGATCATCTTTTCCCTGATAACACCGCTTTCCGCAGTGCTTGCCGCCCAGCTGGGCAGCCGTTTTCACGTTGTTACCGATTCGCTGGTGTATCTCGTTGCGCTGGTGGTCGGCGCATTTCTGCATATTTCCACCACCATTTTTTATGAAAGCGGCACAAAACACCATGAACTGAGCCGCCAGAAGGTGCTGGCGATCGCCGTGGGCATTATGCTGGCATTTATTACACTAATATTTGAATAA
- a CDS encoding hemolysin family protein, whose amino-acid sequence MEVVIILVLILLNGIFSMAEIALVSARKVRLENSARQGDEKAKAALKLSNNPDTFLSTVQIGITLIGILTGLYSGEQLKEDVQGFINTFPALVRYSNGIATAIIVICVTYFTLVLGELLPKRIGLANPERIAKIMAQPMNFLSKLTFPFVWLLSRSTAGLVRLFGLKRGLDSNVTEEEIKAIINEGTTSGAIEETEQEIIERVFHLGDRNITSLMTHRTDIVWLDVTEEVESYKRKIKASPHSVYPVCEGQIDAIKGILTIKDLYTAGNVAVLRDVMKKPLFVPDNNTAYQVLEKFKETQVHAAFIVDEYGTFLGMITLNDILEAIVGDMPETGQDDYNMIKREDGSYLVDAQIPFYDFLSEFDMEDMMAEFEQEFDTLAGFILHHLEHIPQTGEKLEWRKFTFEIVDMDAHRIDKILVTPPENIEEE is encoded by the coding sequence ATGGAAGTCGTCATTATCCTCGTCCTTATTTTGCTCAACGGTATCTTCTCAATGGCGGAGATAGCCTTGGTTTCCGCACGAAAAGTGCGACTTGAAAATTCAGCCAGGCAAGGGGACGAAAAAGCCAAAGCAGCACTGAAGCTATCCAACAATCCGGATACATTTCTGTCCACCGTACAGATCGGCATCACCCTCATCGGTATCCTTACCGGTTTATACTCCGGTGAACAGCTGAAAGAAGATGTACAGGGTTTCATCAATACCTTTCCCGCACTCGTCAGATACAGCAATGGCATTGCCACCGCTATCATCGTGATCTGTGTTACCTACTTTACGCTGGTGCTGGGCGAACTGCTGCCCAAACGCATCGGCCTCGCCAATCCTGAGCGGATCGCGAAGATCATGGCACAGCCTATGAACTTCCTGTCCAAACTCACTTTCCCTTTCGTATGGCTCCTGAGCCGCTCCACCGCCGGTCTCGTTCGCCTTTTCGGCCTCAAAAGGGGGCTGGACAGTAATGTGACGGAAGAAGAGATCAAAGCCATCATCAATGAAGGCACAACCTCGGGCGCTATCGAAGAAACAGAACAGGAGATCATCGAACGCGTATTTCATCTGGGCGACCGTAATATCACCTCCCTGATGACCCACCGTACCGATATCGTATGGCTGGACGTTACCGAAGAGGTGGAAAGCTACAAACGCAAGATAAAAGCCTCTCCCCATTCGGTTTACCCCGTTTGCGAAGGACAAATAGACGCCATTAAAGGCATCCTGACCATTAAAGATCTATATACCGCCGGTAATGTGGCCGTGCTGAGAGATGTAATGAAGAAGCCCCTTTTTGTACCGGATAACAATACCGCTTACCAGGTGCTGGAAAAGTTCAAGGAAACGCAGGTGCATGCCGCATTTATTGTGGACGAATACGGCACCTTTCTGGGCATGATCACCCTGAACGACATCCTGGAAGCCATCGTGGGCGATATGCCGGAGACGGGACAGGACGATTATAACATGATAAAAAGGGAAGACGGTTCCTACCTTGTTGACGCACAGATCCCCTTTTACGACTTCCTCAGCGAATTCGATATGGAGGACATGATGGCGGAATTTGAACAGGAATTCGATACCCTGGCAGGTTTCATCCTCCATCATCTCGAACATATCCCCCAGACGGGTGAAAAGCTGGAATGGAGGAAGTTCACCTTCGAGATCGTAGACATGGATGCCCACCGTATCGATAAAATATTGGTGACACCCCCTGAGAATATTGAAGAAGAGTAA
- the hutH gene encoding histidine ammonia-lyase — protein MVVLGSKVLSLDEVHRVLFGGEELVLEDAAVQQVDDNFEFLRKFSAKKLIYGINTGFGPMAQYRISEEDTHQLQYNLIRSHSSGAGKCLAPVLTRSLMIARLSSFMQGFSGVHKEVVFLLRDLINHHVYPCIYEHGGVGASGDLVQLAHLAHALIGEGNVLFEEEIRVAADVFEQLGLKPISVHVREGLAIINGTSAMTGIGLVNIIESRKLLLWSCALSAMINEVVEAFDDHLSYELNIVKRHHGQNKVAEMMRGMLHGSKMIRHRPDHLYKELEEEIFKDKVQEYYSLRCVPQVLGPIYDTLVHAENIVVGELNSVSDNPVVDHRAGNVFHGGNFHGDYISLEMDKVKIAVTKLSMLSERQLNYLLNDKLNHKFPPFMNLGKLGFNFGMQGVQFTATSTVAENQTLSFPMYVHSIPNNNDNQDIVSMGCNAAQMTYKVIENTFEVLAVQVMTLLQAVDYLSCQDRLAPFSAKIYQDVRAIFPKFIEDAPRYADVQQIKAFLMRNEPVIAADKKKKTTEKIND, from the coding sequence ATGGTCGTACTAGGAAGTAAGGTGCTTTCTTTGGATGAAGTGCATAGAGTGCTGTTTGGTGGTGAGGAGCTGGTATTGGAAGACGCAGCCGTTCAGCAGGTGGATGACAACTTCGAGTTTCTCAGAAAATTCTCTGCAAAAAAACTCATTTACGGGATCAATACCGGTTTTGGGCCGATGGCGCAATACCGGATCAGTGAAGAAGATACTCACCAGTTACAATACAATCTCATCCGGAGCCACAGTTCCGGCGCCGGAAAATGTCTGGCCCCGGTGCTTACCAGAAGCCTGATGATCGCCAGGCTGAGCAGCTTCATGCAGGGCTTTTCCGGTGTGCACAAGGAAGTGGTCTTCCTGCTGCGTGATCTCATCAATCATCATGTATATCCCTGCATATATGAGCATGGGGGCGTGGGCGCGAGCGGCGACCTTGTGCAGCTGGCGCATCTGGCGCATGCGCTGATCGGGGAAGGGAATGTGCTGTTTGAAGAGGAGATCCGCGTTGCCGCAGATGTATTTGAGCAACTGGGACTGAAACCCATCAGTGTGCATGTGCGCGAAGGCCTCGCCATTATCAACGGTACTTCCGCGATGACCGGCATCGGCCTGGTGAATATCATCGAATCCCGCAAGCTGCTCCTGTGGAGTTGCGCCCTCTCGGCCATGATCAATGAAGTGGTGGAAGCGTTCGATGATCACCTGAGCTATGAGCTGAACATCGTGAAAAGACATCACGGCCAGAACAAAGTAGCCGAAATGATGCGCGGCATGCTGCATGGCAGCAAAATGATCCGCCACCGCCCCGATCATCTGTATAAAGAACTGGAAGAAGAGATATTCAAGGACAAGGTGCAGGAATATTATTCCCTCCGTTGCGTGCCGCAGGTGCTGGGCCCCATTTACGATACCCTGGTGCATGCGGAGAACATTGTGGTAGGCGAGCTGAACTCGGTAAGCGATAACCCCGTGGTGGATCACCGCGCCGGGAATGTTTTCCATGGCGGCAATTTCCATGGGGATTATATTTCCCTGGAAATGGATAAAGTGAAGATAGCCGTAACAAAACTGTCCATGCTCAGCGAGCGGCAGCTTAACTATCTGCTGAATGACAAGCTGAACCATAAATTCCCGCCGTTCATGAACCTCGGCAAGCTGGGCTTCAACTTCGGCATGCAAGGGGTACAGTTCACCGCCACATCCACCGTAGCCGAGAACCAGACGCTCAGCTTCCCGATGTATGTGCACAGCATTCCCAATAATAACGACAACCAGGATATTGTAAGCATGGGCTGCAATGCGGCGCAGATGACCTACAAGGTGATCGAAAATACCTTTGAGGTGCTGGCCGTGCAGGTGATGACCCTGTTGCAGGCAGTAGATTATCTCAGTTGCCAGGACCGGCTGGCGCCGTTCTCCGCGAAGATCTACCAGGATGTGAGGGCTATTTTCCCTAAATTTATCGAAGATGCGCCGCGTTATGCCGATGTACAGCAGATCAAGGCGTTCCTGATGCGGAATGAACCGGTGATCGCAGCGGACAAGAAAAAGAAAACCACTGAAAAGATAAACGATTAG
- the fabG gene encoding 3-oxoacyl-ACP reductase FabG, which produces MKCALITGGSRGIGRAVCIRLAEQGYHILINYRGNTAAAEETLAAVKEKGADGTLLQFDVGNADEVQQVLGEWIAANKDKQIEVLVNNAGIREDMMMFQMSHKQWKSVIEASLDGFFHVTRQVLTGMLLKRYGRIINMVSLSGLKGTPGQTNYSAAKAGLIGATKALAQEVAKRNVTVNAVAPGFIKTDMTEGLPEKELSAMVPMQRFGTAEEVAEAVVFLASKGASYITGEVLNINGGLYS; this is translated from the coding sequence ATGAAATGTGCATTGATCACAGGCGGGTCGCGGGGAATAGGCAGGGCAGTATGCATCAGGCTGGCAGAACAGGGTTATCACATCCTGATCAACTACAGGGGCAATACCGCAGCCGCTGAAGAAACCCTGGCTGCTGTGAAGGAAAAAGGCGCTGACGGCACGCTGCTGCAGTTTGATGTAGGCAATGCAGATGAGGTGCAGCAGGTACTGGGCGAATGGATAGCAGCCAATAAGGACAAGCAGATAGAAGTACTGGTGAACAACGCCGGCATACGGGAAGACATGATGATGTTCCAGATGAGCCACAAGCAATGGAAGAGCGTCATAGAAGCCAGTCTGGACGGATTTTTCCATGTTACCCGGCAGGTGCTTACGGGCATGCTGCTGAAGCGTTACGGCCGTATCATCAATATGGTATCTTTATCAGGATTGAAAGGCACGCCGGGGCAAACGAACTACAGCGCGGCCAAGGCCGGGCTGATCGGCGCTACCAAGGCGCTGGCCCAGGAAGTGGCCAAACGGAACGTTACGGTGAATGCCGTTGCGCCCGGATTCATTAAAACGGATATGACGGAGGGGCTGCCGGAAAAGGAACTGTCCGCCATGGTACCGATGCAGCGTTTTGGCACCGCGGAAGAAGTGGCCGAAGCAGTAGTTTTCCTGGCTTCCAAAGGCGCTTCCTATATTACCGGGGAAGTGCTGAATATCAATGGAGGGCTGTACTCCTGA
- a CDS encoding beta-ketoacyl synthase, translating to MNRVVITGIGIYSCIGKDLEEVRESLFQGRSGIVLDEDRKEFGYRSGLTGNISRPELKGLLDRRARLMMPEQAEYAYMSTREALAIAGLDQDYLDSHEVGLLFGNDSSARPTIEAIDIIREKKDTMLVGSGSVFQTMNSTVNMNLATIFRLKGINFGVSAACASGSHAIGLGHMFIQNGMQDMVICGGAQEVNRYAMGNFDAIAAFSVREQEPAKASRPFDRDRDGLVPSGGAATVILESLESAQRRGARILGEVLGYGFSSNGAHISNPSVEGPMRSLEMAMRQAGLKAGDVGYINAHATSTPAGDASEAKALHAVFGDAGTPVSSTKSMTGHECWMAGASEIVYSMLMMQHDFMAPNINFENPDEDSARLNIITNTINKKFNIFLSNSFGFGGTNSSLVIRKWQ from the coding sequence ATGAACAGAGTAGTGATCACAGGCATCGGGATTTATTCCTGTATTGGCAAGGACCTGGAAGAAGTCCGGGAATCCCTGTTCCAGGGGCGCTCGGGCATTGTGCTGGATGAAGACCGCAAGGAATTCGGTTACCGCTCGGGGCTGACCGGCAATATCTCCCGTCCGGAGCTGAAAGGTCTGCTGGACAGGAGGGCCAGGCTGATGATGCCCGAACAGGCGGAATATGCCTATATGTCCACCCGCGAAGCATTGGCCATTGCCGGGCTTGACCAGGATTACCTGGACAGCCATGAAGTGGGCCTGCTTTTCGGCAACGACAGTTCCGCCAGGCCCACCATTGAGGCCATCGATATCATCCGGGAGAAGAAGGATACCATGCTGGTGGGGTCCGGGTCTGTATTCCAGACCATGAATTCCACGGTAAACATGAACCTGGCTACCATTTTCAGGCTGAAAGGCATCAATTTCGGGGTGAGTGCTGCCTGCGCAAGCGGGTCCCATGCCATCGGGCTGGGGCATATGTTCATTCAGAACGGCATGCAGGACATGGTGATCTGTGGCGGAGCGCAGGAAGTGAACCGGTATGCCATGGGAAATTTCGATGCCATCGCCGCCTTTTCCGTGCGTGAGCAGGAGCCGGCCAAAGCTTCCCGGCCATTCGACCGGGATCGTGATGGGTTGGTACCCAGCGGGGGCGCGGCCACCGTTATCCTGGAAAGCCTGGAATCCGCGCAGCGCCGCGGCGCCAGGATACTGGGGGAAGTATTGGGATACGGTTTTTCCAGCAATGGCGCCCATATCAGCAACCCCAGCGTGGAAGGCCCCATGCGCTCCCTGGAAATGGCTATGCGGCAGGCCGGGCTGAAGGCCGGCGATGTCGGGTATATCAACGCCCACGCCACCTCAACACCAGCCGGCGACGCCAGCGAAGCCAAAGCGCTGCACGCCGTCTTCGGCGATGCCGGGACCCCCGTCAGCTCTACCAAAAGCATGACCGGCCACGAATGCTGGATGGCCGGCGCCAGCGAGATCGTTTATTCCATGCTCATGATGCAGCACGACTTCATGGCCCCCAATATCAACTTTGAGAACCCCGATGAGGATTCTGCCAGATTAAATATCATTACAAATACAATTAACAAAAAATTTAATATATTTTTGTCTAATTCTTTTGGCTTTGGAGGGACCAATTCCTCTCTTGTCATCAGAAAATGGCAATAA
- a CDS encoding phosphopantetheine-binding protein, protein MEINEIIKKTNAFLAEEFEVAPESITPGADLKATLELDSLDYIDLVVAIENNFGFKVKPEDFQGIVTFQDFYDYVIARIKQKELV, encoded by the coding sequence ATGGAAATTAACGAGATCATCAAAAAAACGAACGCTTTCCTGGCAGAGGAATTTGAGGTTGCTCCCGAAAGCATTACCCCCGGGGCGGACCTGAAAGCCACGTTGGAACTGGATAGTCTGGATTATATAGACCTGGTGGTAGCCATTGAGAATAATTTCGGTTTTAAGGTAAAACCGGAAGATTTCCAGGGTATTGTCACTTTCCAGGACTTTTACGATTATGTCATTGCCCGTATTAAACAAAAAGAACTGGTATAA